Proteins found in one Sorghum bicolor cultivar BTx623 chromosome 1, Sorghum_bicolor_NCBIv3, whole genome shotgun sequence genomic segment:
- the LOC8058096 gene encoding expansin-B3: MATALSFKAAFAVAALLSVVAVTYGARAQQQPDLHNATDSQSQDRSLLSYSSGWLPAKATWYGAPTGAGPDDNGGACGFKGTNQYPFSSMTSCGNEPIFKDGKGCGSCYQIRCLKSNHPACSGVPQTVIITDMNYYPVAKYHFDLSGTAFGAMASWGLNDKLRHAGIIDMQFRRVPCNFPGLTITFRVQHGSNPMYLAVLIEHENQDGDVVQADIMQNNSGYWEPMHESWGSIWRIDPNRPLRGPFSIRITNESGKQLVAKNIIPANYVADVDYRSYVQYTS; encoded by the exons ATGGCCACCGCGCTCTCCTTCAAGGCCGCCTTTGCAGTGGCCGCGCTCCTCTCCGTGGTCGCCGTCACCTATGGCGCTCGCGCCCAGCAGCAGCCCGACCTGCACAACGCCACCGACTCGCAGTCGCAGGACAGATCCTTGTTGTCCTACAGCAGTGGCTGGCTGCCGGCCAAGGCCACCTGGTACGGCGCGCCCACCGGCGCCGGCCCCGACGACAACG GTGGTGCGTGCGGGTTCAAGGGCACGAACCAGTACCCGTTCTCGTCCATGACGTCGTGTGGCAACGAGCCCATCTTCAAGGACGGCAAGGGCTGCGGCTCATGCTATCAG ATACGGTGCCTTAAGAGCAACCACCCGGCCTGCTCCGGCGTGCCGCAGACGGTGATCATCACGGACATGAACTACTACCCGGTTGCCAAGTACCACTTCGACCTGAGCGGCACGGCGTTCGGCGCCATGGCGAGCTGGGGCCTCAACGACAAGCTCCGGCACGCCGGGATCATCGACATGCAGTTCAGGAGGGTGCCGTGCAACTTCCCGGGCCTGACCATCACCTTCCGCGTGCAGCACGGGTCCAACCCCATGTACCTCGCCGTGCTCATCGAGCACGAGAACCAGGACGGCGACGTGGTGCAGGCGGACATCATGCAGAACAACTCCGGCTACTGGGAGCCCATGCACGAGTCCTGGGGATCCATCTGGAGGATCGACCCCAACCGCCCGCTCAGGGGCCCCTTCTCCATCCGCATCACCAACGAGTCCGGCAAGCAGCTGGTGGCCAAGAACATTATCCCGGCCAACTATGTCGCCGACGTCGATTACCGCTCCTACGTCCAGTATACTAGCTAA